From the genome of Spirosomataceae bacterium TFI 002, one region includes:
- a CDS encoding Uncharacterized conserved protein YgbK, DUF1537 family — MDSFIQTYLADHFDFHLKARSGSLLDKIKRNVSKNHIYIILDDDPTGTQTVHDIDVYTSWDNETLTSLFNSGEQIAFILTNSRALTEPKAVYIAREIGRKIKRIAAKTGKSFTIVSRGDSTLRGHFPAEVDCLLEELGQPEAIKMIVPAFFPGGRYTFNDIHYVKEGETLIPVAETPFAKDKSFGFSSSNLRNWVIEKYKGQIEESQVHSISLEQIRTLTLKELSFHINKLPNGSSCIVNATEQTDLEQFVKATQFVSRQVFFRTAASLVPILIGQKQSDLLKKKDFQSSETNGSLIVVGSYVPKTTSQLRYLMKKSDIETLEIDVNQLFGRNTKVYLDAKINYCSTLIEKGRDVVIFTSRDLKFGGNQKRNLKIGKTISTALVSIVSGLQVKPKTIIAKGGITSSDIATKALKIKKARVLGQILPGVPVLQFGENQKYIVFPGNVGDDTALYLAYKKI; from the coding sequence TTGGATTCATTTATTCAAACATACCTCGCTGACCATTTCGACTTTCACTTGAAAGCACGATCAGGCTCGTTATTGGATAAAATCAAAAGAAATGTATCCAAAAATCACATTTACATCATTTTGGACGATGATCCCACTGGTACGCAGACAGTTCATGACATTGATGTTTACACTTCGTGGGATAATGAAACGCTAACTAGCCTTTTCAACTCTGGTGAGCAAATTGCTTTTATTTTAACCAATTCAAGAGCATTAACTGAACCCAAGGCGGTTTATATAGCGAGAGAAATTGGTAGGAAAATCAAAAGAATAGCAGCTAAAACAGGAAAGAGTTTTACAATTGTAAGTAGAGGAGATTCTACCTTGAGAGGACATTTTCCTGCAGAAGTTGATTGTCTATTAGAGGAGCTTGGTCAACCTGAAGCTATAAAAATGATTGTTCCTGCCTTCTTTCCTGGTGGTCGGTATACTTTTAATGATATCCATTATGTAAAAGAGGGTGAAACATTGATTCCTGTTGCGGAAACGCCTTTTGCAAAAGATAAAAGTTTTGGGTTTTCTTCGTCCAATTTGAGAAACTGGGTCATTGAAAAGTATAAAGGTCAAATCGAAGAAAGTCAGGTTCACAGTATTTCTTTAGAGCAAATTCGAACATTGACTCTCAAGGAGCTAAGTTTTCACATAAATAAGTTGCCAAACGGGAGTTCGTGTATCGTGAATGCTACAGAACAAACTGATTTAGAGCAGTTTGTTAAAGCGACTCAATTTGTTAGTCGTCAAGTATTTTTCAGGACTGCGGCATCACTTGTACCAATTTTGATAGGTCAAAAACAGAGTGACTTATTAAAGAAAAAGGATTTTCAATCCTCCGAAACAAATGGAAGTCTTATCGTTGTGGGTTCTTATGTGCCCAAAACGACAAGTCAGCTACGCTATTTGATGAAAAAATCTGATATCGAGACACTAGAAATAGATGTCAATCAGCTTTTTGGACGTAATACCAAAGTTTACCTTGATGCCAAAATTAACTACTGCTCCACTTTAATTGAGAAGGGTAGAGATGTAGTGATTTTCACGAGTAGGGATTTGAAATTTGGAGGCAATCAAAAAAGAAATTTAAAGATTGGGAAAACAATCTCTACTGCCTTGGTTTCAATTGTATCTGGCTTACAAGTTAAACCAAAAACAATCATTGCAAAAGGAGGCATCACCTCTAGTGACATTGCAACCAAAGCCCTAAAAATTAAAAAAGCCAGAGTTTTAGGGCAAATTCTTCCTGGTGTACCGGTTTTGCAATTTGGAGAAAATCAAAAATATATTGTTTTTCCTGGAAACGTAGGAGATGATACAGCATTATACCTAGCCTATAAAAAAATATGA
- a CDS encoding MFS transporter, ACS family, glucarate transporter produces MKKRHLLVVTTFSLTLLLYIDRVCISAAKGPISDALGLDDKQFGWVLSAFALGYALFQAPSGKLVDKYGPRIVITSIVTIWSVLTAVTGAAFSFVSLLTTRFLFGVGEAGAFPGIAKSTYSWIPLQERGIVTGINFSGSRLGAAFAMPLITWMIATFDWRNSFYILGFVGVFWALVWYYWFRDKPEEHSSISSTELDYIIANRQDKTIKKKALIPFMSLIKSNSVLLAMGQYFSSNYINFFCLSWLFPYVKERYGLSMMDAGFHTMFPLLAGAFGNYFSGYLVDKIYNKGNWKLSRRVPAIIGFSLVIVGLMISLQMESVQGAVIFLSLAVFGADMTLSPSWSYCVDIGKENAGAVSGTMNMAGNIGSFLTALAFPYLADWTGTTDTFFYVGAILALFAIFCWLKMNPQKSLTV; encoded by the coding sequence ATGAAAAAGAGACATTTATTGGTAGTAACTACTTTTTCACTTACACTGCTCTTATACATTGACAGGGTATGTATTTCAGCAGCAAAAGGACCAATTTCTGATGCTCTTGGTTTAGATGATAAGCAATTTGGCTGGGTTTTATCTGCATTTGCTTTAGGTTATGCTTTGTTTCAGGCACCAAGTGGGAAGCTAGTGGACAAATACGGGCCAAGAATCGTCATCACTTCTATTGTAACAATTTGGTCAGTTCTCACTGCGGTGACGGGTGCAGCATTCAGTTTTGTTAGTTTGCTTACAACAAGATTTTTGTTTGGAGTAGGGGAGGCGGGAGCCTTTCCGGGTATTGCTAAAAGTACTTATTCTTGGATTCCGCTTCAAGAGCGAGGTATTGTTACTGGAATCAATTTCTCTGGGTCTAGATTAGGTGCAGCATTCGCCATGCCTTTGATCACGTGGATGATCGCTACTTTCGATTGGCGAAATTCTTTTTATATTTTAGGTTTTGTTGGTGTTTTCTGGGCACTTGTTTGGTATTATTGGTTTAGAGACAAGCCTGAAGAACACAGCTCCATATCAAGCACTGAACTCGACTATATCATTGCCAACAGGCAAGATAAAACGATAAAGAAGAAGGCATTGATTCCATTTATGAGCCTGATTAAATCCAATAGTGTGTTGTTGGCTATGGGGCAATATTTTAGTAGTAATTATATCAACTTCTTTTGCTTATCATGGCTTTTCCCATATGTGAAAGAGCGATACGGTTTAAGCATGATGGATGCAGGCTTTCACACCATGTTTCCTTTACTTGCCGGAGCTTTTGGTAATTACTTTTCAGGTTACTTGGTTGACAAAATATATAACAAGGGCAATTGGAAGCTATCAAGAAGGGTTCCGGCTATAATAGGTTTTAGCTTGGTAATAGTTGGACTCATGATTAGTCTCCAAATGGAATCGGTTCAAGGTGCAGTGATATTTCTTTCCTTGGCTGTTTTTGGTGCAGATATGACACTTAGTCCTAGCTGGTCTTACTGTGTTGATATTGGTAAAGAAAATGCCGGAGCAGTATCAGGAACAATGAACATGGCAGGAAATATTGGCTCGTTTCTCACAGCATTAGCGTTTCCTTATTTGGCAGATTGGACAGGAACAACCGATACGTTTTTCTATGTGGGTGCAATTTTGGCTCTGTTTGCAATTTTCTGTTGGTTGAAAATGAATCCTCAAAAAAGTTTAACAGTATGA
- a CDS encoding MerC mercury resistance protein encodes MKNLFNFSNYLGIASATLCVVHCILTPFLIVLVIKYEWWANLSYLFLLVSFTAAWEATKSKPPRHIFLLVWIGFAILSFCIILEDTFEFAELLSYFASLVLVLGHILNIKHCRNC; translated from the coding sequence ATGAAAAATCTCTTCAATTTTTCCAATTATTTGGGAATTGCAAGTGCCACGCTCTGCGTGGTACATTGCATATTGACTCCTTTTTTGATTGTCTTAGTTATAAAATACGAATGGTGGGCAAACCTTAGTTATTTGTTTTTACTGGTCAGTTTTACAGCAGCTTGGGAGGCAACTAAGTCTAAACCTCCTCGCCATATCTTTCTACTAGTTTGGATAGGTTTTGCAATACTTAGCTTTTGTATAATACTAGAAGATACTTTCGAGTTTGCTGAACTCCTAAGCTACTTCGCAAGCCTAGTTTTGGTGCTGGGGCACATCTTAAATATTAAACACTGTAGAAATTGTTAA
- a CDS encoding Predicted dehydrogenase translates to MKLRGVAIGAGYFSDFHFDAWQRMPGVEIIGLCDQYESKAKSKALQYGIPNYFTSIENMLEMDDIDFIDIITPPVTHYELVKKAADKGLAIICQKPIAPDANEAVEMVNYAKKLNVPLMIHENFRFQPWHREIKKLLDQNLIGELNKITHFCRMGDGWGDDAYLARQPYFQDYKRLLIYETGIHFIDTYRFLAGEFKDVFAKLRRLNPVIKGEDSGMMVFEMESGVWITCDFSRFNESNAENARYTFGEFTFEGSKGTIRLYPDGNITIQKLGAKETKHKYMHNQIGFAGDCVYATQKHFIDSLINKTPFETSGEDYLKSLSIQERIYAACSI, encoded by the coding sequence ATGAAATTGAGAGGAGTAGCAATAGGGGCGGGGTATTTCAGTGATTTTCATTTTGACGCTTGGCAAAGAATGCCAGGAGTTGAAATAATTGGCTTGTGTGATCAATATGAATCTAAAGCAAAGTCAAAAGCTTTGCAATATGGGATTCCAAACTATTTCACCAGCATTGAGAATATGCTTGAAATGGACGATATTGACTTTATTGATATCATTACTCCACCTGTCACGCACTACGAACTTGTTAAAAAAGCTGCGGATAAGGGGTTGGCTATAATTTGCCAAAAACCCATTGCTCCCGATGCAAATGAGGCTGTAGAAATGGTAAACTATGCGAAAAAGCTGAATGTGCCTTTAATGATACATGAGAATTTTCGTTTTCAGCCTTGGCACCGAGAAATTAAAAAGCTTTTGGATCAAAATCTAATCGGAGAGCTCAACAAGATTACCCACTTCTGCCGCATGGGAGATGGATGGGGTGATGATGCTTATTTAGCAAGGCAGCCATATTTTCAAGATTATAAGAGATTATTGATCTATGAAACGGGCATTCATTTCATAGATACGTACAGGTTTTTGGCAGGTGAATTCAAAGATGTATTTGCCAAACTGAGAAGACTCAACCCTGTTATCAAAGGAGAGGATAGTGGAATGATGGTTTTTGAAATGGAAAGTGGCGTGTGGATCACTTGCGATTTTTCAAGATTTAATGAATCTAATGCGGAAAATGCTCGCTACACTTTTGGTGAGTTTACTTTTGAAGGTTCCAAAGGCACCATAAGGTTATATCCAGATGGTAATATTACCATTCAGAAATTGGGTGCCAAAGAAACCAAACACAAGTACATGCACAATCAAATAGGCTTTGCAGGTGACTGTGTTTATGCTACTCAAAAGCACTTCATAGATTCACTGATCAATAAAACACCATTTGAAACAAGCGGAGAGGATTACTTGAAAAGCTTATCAATTCAAGAAAGGATTTATGCCGCGTGTAGTATTTAA